From the Acidilutibacter cellobiosedens genome, one window contains:
- a CDS encoding DUF1540 domain-containing protein yields MKANKNNSPIEGVKCVVNTCSYHMTGDYCTAEKIEIQHRNASSSQETDCATFYPNTKG; encoded by the coding sequence ATGAAAGCAAATAAGAACAATTCACCTATTGAAGGAGTTAAATGTGTAGTAAACACTTGTTCATATCATATGACTGGGGACTATTGTACTGCAGAAAAAATTGAAATACAACACAGGAATGCATCATCTTCTCAAGAAACTGATTGTGCAACATTTTATCCCAATACAAAAGGATAG
- a CDS encoding TIGR01212 family radical SAM protein (This family includes YhcC from E. coli K-12, an uncharacterized radical SAM protein.): MRYNSYSQYLKERFGEKVYKLPINLPLTCPNRDGVLSYGGCIFCGEEGGSFENLPNYLTIREQILKNKDYIRKNYKANKFISYFQKFTNTYVPMNYFREMIANSIDDDIVGISLSTRPDCIGEEYLEYLSDLSKKKDLEITLEIGLQTVNYHTLKIINRGHTLAEFIDSILMCKKYSIRTCVHLILNLPWDTMDDVVEAAKILSALDVNEVKLHALYILNGTVLGDMYKSGKIQLISKDEYIERVITFLEWLKDDIVIQRIIGRAPEEGSLFVNWNESWWKIRDEITKEMEKRNTYQGKKCHYLAGKALKNFKNIK; the protein is encoded by the coding sequence TTGAGATATAATTCTTATTCTCAATATCTGAAGGAAAGATTCGGAGAAAAGGTATATAAACTTCCTATCAATCTTCCCCTTACGTGTCCGAACAGAGACGGAGTGCTGTCCTATGGAGGATGTATCTTTTGTGGGGAAGAGGGAGGTTCTTTTGAAAACCTTCCTAATTATTTAACAATAAGAGAACAGATATTGAAGAATAAAGATTATATAAGGAAAAATTATAAAGCGAATAAATTTATAAGCTATTTTCAAAAATTTACAAATACTTATGTTCCCATGAATTATTTTAGAGAGATGATAGCAAATTCAATAGATGATGATATAGTAGGGATATCCTTATCTACCAGACCCGATTGTATAGGGGAAGAATACTTAGAGTATCTGTCAGATTTAAGCAAGAAAAAGGATTTAGAAATTACTTTGGAAATAGGACTTCAGACAGTCAACTATCATACCCTTAAGATAATAAACAGAGGGCATACTCTGGCTGAATTTATTGACAGCATATTAATGTGTAAAAAATACAGTATTAGGACCTGTGTACATCTCATATTGAACTTACCTTGGGATACTATGGATGATGTAGTGGAAGCTGCTAAAATACTTTCTGCTTTGGATGTAAATGAAGTAAAACTTCATGCGCTTTATATCTTAAATGGGACTGTTCTCGGAGACATGTATAAGTCCGGGAAAATTCAATTGATTTCAAAGGATGAATATATTGAACGTGTAATTACGTTTTTGGAATGGTTAAAGGATGACATCGTAATACAGAGAATTATAGGAAGAGCACCGGAAGAAGGTTCTTTGTTTGTTAATTGGAATGAAAGCTGGTGGAAGATAAGAGATGAGATAACAAAAGAAATGGAAAAAAGAAATACCTATCAGGGGAAGAAATGCCATTATCTTGCAGGAAAGGCATTAAAAAATTTTAAAAATATAAAATAA
- a CDS encoding DUF6648 family protein — MSTYHKKESIFDTFFSNRNSLIIQYKNGDISKREFLEGNFEFVQNMNVKPFSKIDSYEKGMYNYQYYNVLAKYYTMLAKEIKKSGKNEKYYVYYINKGDYYYHEKDRATFQLLKYLNYEKVVAYFIKVESKYLKNKLYEIVLIDHKDAIFHSKSRWLMEALKKEGVFLDEEKVSLIDGYINEKY; from the coding sequence TTGTCGACGTACCATAAAAAAGAAAGCATTTTTGATACATTTTTTAGCAACAGGAATTCTCTTATCATTCAGTATAAAAATGGAGATATAAGTAAAAGAGAATTTTTAGAGGGAAATTTTGAGTTTGTCCAGAACATGAATGTCAAACCTTTTTCTAAAATAGACAGTTATGAAAAGGGGATGTATAATTACCAATATTATAATGTATTAGCAAAATATTATACTATGCTTGCTAAGGAAATTAAAAAAAGCGGAAAAAATGAAAAGTATTATGTCTATTATATAAACAAGGGAGATTATTATTATCATGAAAAGGATAGAGCTACATTTCAGCTTCTTAAATATTTAAATTATGAAAAAGTGGTAGCTTATTTTATAAAAGTGGAATCAAAATATCTCAAAAATAAACTTTATGAAATAGTTCTTATAGATCATAAGGATGCCATATTCCATTCGAAGAGCAGGTGGTTGATGGAGGCTCTTAAGAAAGAGGGAGTTTTTTTGGATGAGGAGAAAGTTTCATTAATTGACGGCTATATAAATGAAAAATATTAA